Proteins co-encoded in one Desulfitobacterium hafniense DCB-2 genomic window:
- a CDS encoding MFS transporter — MAPEKQLNPSYRWVILAINFIICAMAYAGLTMWGMASTDLASTFNITPVQASLGAALLMAGYAVGSYVEANLTSKVGYRGAGLLGLVLMTIGTIGIPMAGNYNLILLLRFLQGWGILWLVGVNSSVAWFPAKQRGLASGVIGGGLTLGIGCGGWVATVLMAAAGTWQGAFRIWGIILCVSTIIWALLMKEPPKGLYPEDAAHSVSSGPQKKINPFATAACWLCILILFFNCWQLIGFNSIVANYLKDVGFTAAQASTVVLLAGLIGVASTPIGGAISDRLVQKGWKPLKARAFTTAVPGFLVAAVATAIFPFLAQISFGVACLMALFVGWGVPVTNATSGALPMDLLQNEDAAGRMFGANILVGIGGGGILAPIIAAALAESMGWTACFMVLAAGAAAGTVISLILPRFKLEH, encoded by the coding sequence ATGGCGCCCGAGAAGCAACTGAACCCCAGTTATCGTTGGGTCATCCTAGCCATCAATTTTATCATCTGTGCCATGGCGTATGCGGGGCTTACCATGTGGGGCATGGCCTCGACAGATCTCGCCAGCACCTTTAATATCACCCCTGTCCAGGCAAGCTTAGGCGCAGCTCTCCTCATGGCCGGCTACGCCGTCGGAAGTTATGTGGAGGCCAACCTGACGTCCAAGGTTGGCTACCGCGGTGCGGGCCTTCTCGGACTCGTTTTAATGACCATCGGGACTATTGGGATACCGATGGCGGGCAACTACAACCTTATTCTCTTACTGCGTTTCCTTCAAGGCTGGGGCATCCTGTGGCTTGTTGGCGTGAACAGCTCCGTCGCCTGGTTTCCCGCCAAGCAGCGCGGCTTGGCCTCCGGCGTTATCGGCGGCGGACTGACTCTGGGCATCGGCTGCGGCGGTTGGGTCGCCACCGTCCTAATGGCAGCTGCCGGCACCTGGCAGGGCGCCTTCCGCATCTGGGGCATCATCCTGTGCGTATCCACGATTATCTGGGCCCTGCTGATGAAAGAACCTCCGAAGGGTCTCTATCCTGAAGATGCTGCCCACAGCGTTTCCAGCGGACCCCAGAAGAAAATCAATCCATTCGCCACAGCGGCCTGCTGGCTGTGTATCCTGATCCTGTTCTTCAATTGCTGGCAGCTGATCGGCTTCAATTCCATCGTCGCGAACTACCTTAAAGACGTTGGCTTTACCGCAGCCCAAGCCTCTACCGTCGTTTTACTGGCAGGACTGATCGGCGTTGCCTCGACGCCCATCGGCGGCGCCATCTCCGACCGGCTGGTCCAGAAGGGCTGGAAACCTTTAAAAGCCAGAGCCTTTACAACTGCCGTTCCCGGGTTCCTGGTCGCGGCTGTGGCCACGGCGATTTTCCCCTTCCTTGCCCAGATCTCTTTTGGAGTGGCTTGTCTGATGGCCCTATTCGTAGGGTGGGGAGTTCCCGTCACCAACGCGACCTCCGGCGCGCTGCCTATGGACCTGCTGCAGAATGAAGATGCGGCGGGACGGATGTTCGGCGCCAATATTCTCGTAGGTATCGGCGGCGGCGGCATCCTGGCCCCGATTATCGCGGCCGCCCTGGCCGAGAGTATGGGCTGGACAGCATGCTTCATGGTCCTGGCCGCCGGCGCGGCTGCCGGTACGGTCATCAGTCTGATCCTGCCAAGATTTAAGCTGGAACACTAA
- a CDS encoding AraC family transcriptional regulator, protein MDYRKALEHAVMYIENHLGSDIKVEDVAKAAGYSYYHLNRQFTAILGESIGSYIKKRRLADAAKKILYTNRKIIDIAMENGFESPEAFSRAFKAIYKVSPQTYRQNRLDTFIAGKERLDSGLLDHLARNVTVHPKIVELPEIKVAGLRGETTLRDNRLRELWDRANSLYIQIPNRIPNGRAFGICEACAENTLYTMNDDILFTEVAGIEVSSFAGLTEPFVQKIIPGGRYAVFTHRGTLGMLPQTFDYIWGTWFLTTKEEMDWREDFELYDERFLGYDHPDSEVDLYIPIR, encoded by the coding sequence GTGGACTACCGGAAGGCACTGGAGCATGCAGTGATGTACATTGAAAACCACTTGGGCAGCGACATCAAGGTAGAAGATGTGGCAAAGGCTGCCGGATACTCCTATTATCATCTGAATCGGCAGTTCACAGCCATCCTGGGTGAGAGCATCGGCAGCTATATTAAAAAGCGCCGTTTGGCGGATGCCGCCAAGAAGATTCTCTATACCAACCGGAAGATTATCGATATAGCGATGGAAAACGGCTTTGAGTCTCCGGAAGCTTTTAGCCGTGCCTTCAAAGCAATCTATAAAGTCAGTCCCCAGACCTATCGTCAAAACCGTTTGGACACTTTCATTGCTGGTAAGGAGCGTTTGGATAGTGGATTGTTGGATCATCTGGCTCGCAATGTGACGGTGCATCCGAAAATTGTCGAGCTTCCGGAGATCAAAGTCGCCGGGCTTCGGGGAGAAACCACACTGCGCGACAACCGGCTGCGGGAGCTCTGGGATCGTGCCAATTCTCTATATATCCAAATTCCCAACCGAATCCCCAACGGGCGGGCTTTCGGTATCTGCGAGGCATGTGCGGAAAACACTCTGTACACCATGAATGATGACATCCTTTTCACTGAGGTAGCAGGAATAGAAGTGTCGTCCTTTGCGGGACTGACCGAACCCTTTGTACAAAAGATAATTCCCGGCGGACGCTATGCGGTGTTTACTCACCGCGGCACCCTGGGAATGCTGCCCCAGACCTTTGACTACATCTGGGGCACATGGTTTCTCACGACCAAGGAAGAAATGGACTGGCGGGAGGACTTCGAGCTGTACGATGAGCGCTTCTTAGGGTATGATCATCCGGATTCTGAGGTGGACTTGTATATCCCCATCAGATGA
- a CDS encoding C45 family autoproteolytic acyltransferase/hydolase yields the protein MLTIQTHTAEFTGTNYEIGYQLGKLTAAIPPLRAAHTAGMENFGPKQAEEAAKLFDRWCPGLTDELRGFADALAVKPEGVFFYGMTYLLPRCSHIALLPGLTAERKPLLARNYEFSHEAEDFCLTKTSVTGKYTHMGTSVLHFGRDDGFNEHGLAITISSCGFPVGALPTMRAPKLKGLQFWAVIRALLENCKDVSESLEYLEGMPIAYNLNMILMDKAGNAALFETLDGLSAVKRIGPDPAEQMLYVTNHPVLPELKSMEPQVMAHSARRYDYIQEQLAGRDRITKEQLKKMLLAKYPDGLCCHYFEEFFGTTKSMVISPADGRIDLCWGGRAENGWHIYDITQHLENQTKAIQINMEKALPETYAWQPLC from the coding sequence ATGCTGACAATACAAACCCATACCGCAGAGTTTACCGGAACGAACTATGAAATCGGCTATCAGTTAGGAAAACTGACTGCCGCAATCCCGCCGTTAAGAGCGGCCCATACTGCCGGAATGGAGAACTTTGGCCCAAAGCAGGCAGAGGAAGCAGCCAAGCTTTTCGACCGCTGGTGTCCCGGACTTACTGACGAGCTTCGGGGATTTGCCGACGCCTTGGCGGTTAAGCCCGAGGGGGTCTTTTTTTACGGAATGACCTATCTGCTGCCCCGGTGCAGCCATATTGCGCTGTTGCCCGGTTTAACCGCTGAGAGAAAACCTCTGTTAGCCCGCAACTATGAGTTCAGCCATGAAGCGGAGGATTTCTGTCTAACCAAAACCAGTGTGACAGGGAAATACACCCACATGGGCACCAGCGTGCTGCACTTTGGGCGGGATGACGGTTTTAATGAGCACGGTCTTGCGATCACCATCAGTTCCTGTGGCTTTCCGGTGGGGGCGTTGCCCACCATGCGGGCACCGAAGCTTAAGGGGCTTCAGTTTTGGGCGGTGATCCGCGCTCTGCTGGAGAACTGCAAGGATGTAAGCGAATCGCTGGAGTATCTGGAGGGTATGCCCATCGCCTACAACCTCAACATGATTCTGATGGATAAGGCAGGCAATGCCGCACTGTTTGAAACACTGGATGGCCTCAGTGCGGTCAAACGGATTGGCCCCGATCCTGCAGAGCAAATGCTCTATGTGACAAACCACCCGGTATTGCCGGAGCTTAAATCCATGGAGCCACAGGTGATGGCTCATTCGGCAAGGCGATACGACTATATCCAAGAACAACTTGCAGGCCGGGATAGGATAACGAAAGAACAACTTAAGAAAATGCTGCTGGCAAAGTATCCGGATGGTCTCTGCTGCCATTATTTTGAGGAGTTTTTCGGCACCACCAAGAGCATGGTGATTTCGCCCGCAGACGGTAGGATTGACCTCTGCTGGGGCGGACGGGCGGAAAATGGCTGGCATATCTATGATATCACTCAACACTTGGAAAACCAGACGAAGGCGATACAAATTAACATGGAAAAAGCCCTGCCGGAAACTTACGCTTGGCAGCCGTTGTGCTAA
- a CDS encoding GNAT family N-acetyltransferase, whose translation MSKYLIREIQPHELGILEDMLYEAIFQPDENNLLPREVIKQPKIGVYIDNWGKPDDLCLVADVDRKIIGAVWTRILAGNIKGYGNIDDQTPEFAISLFKEYRGKGIGTVLMKMMIEKLKEHGYKWASLSVAKDNYALKMYKNVGFEIFAEQEDDYLMLLDLN comes from the coding sequence ATGAGCAAATATTTAATTCGAGAAATACAGCCGCATGAGTTAGGAATACTTGAAGATATGCTTTATGAGGCTATTTTTCAACCCGATGAAAATAACCTTTTGCCAAGGGAAGTAATCAAACAACCTAAAATCGGTGTTTATATAGACAATTGGGGAAAACCCGATGATTTGTGTCTTGTTGCAGATGTTGACAGAAAAATTATCGGCGCGGTTTGGACAAGAATTTTAGCAGGAAATATTAAAGGCTATGGGAATATAGATGACCAAACACCGGAATTTGCCATTTCTTTATTTAAGGAATATAGAGGCAAAGGCATTGGAACGGTTTTGATGAAAATGATGATAGAAAAGCTAAAGGAACATGGGTACAAGTGGGCTTCTTTGAGTGTAGCGAAGGATAACTATGCTCTAAAAATGTACAAAAATGTAGGCTTTGAGATTTTTGCCGAGCAAGAAGATGATTATTTAATGTTATTGGATTTGAATTAG
- a CDS encoding VanZ family protein, whose amino-acid sequence MFEVIVFGVLFGGVPWVVLRGIFLLWSKNYKNISIRRELLVMAFVIYYLAVIRVTIFSLHPSSSYGQGGTPSVNIIPFTEMFRGFHPNHFTFGYMIRHLESNLIGNILLLLPLGFFLPTLWSRFRSFKRTVLIGILSSLSIETVQYILAYLGLSSGRASDIDDVILNSIGVIIGYMVFQVIYYGIRCFRRYSTFTKVD is encoded by the coding sequence ATGTTTGAGGTAATTGTGTTTGGAGTTCTATTTGGAGGAGTTCCGTGGGTTGTGCTTCGTGGCATTTTTTTGTTATGGAGCAAGAACTATAAAAATATATCCATCAGAAGAGAGTTACTTGTGATGGCCTTTGTTATCTACTACCTTGCAGTAATCAGGGTGACGATATTTTCGCTTCATCCGAGTTCAAGTTACGGACAAGGTGGAACTCCCTCTGTGAACATCATCCCATTTACAGAAATGTTCAGAGGATTTCATCCGAACCATTTTACGTTTGGGTATATGATAAGGCATCTGGAGTCGAATCTTATTGGAAATATCCTGTTGCTGCTCCCCTTAGGTTTCTTCTTACCAACGCTTTGGAGTAGGTTTAGGTCATTTAAAAGAACCGTGTTAATCGGTATTCTTAGCTCATTGTCAATAGAAACTGTACAATACATATTGGCTTATCTTGGATTAAGCAGCGGGAGGGCATCAGACATCGATGATGTGATACTTAATTCTATAGGAGTAATAATTGGATACATGGTATTCCAAGTAATTTACTATGGAATAAGGTGTTTCCGTAGATACAGTACATTTACTAAAGTGGATTAA
- the yqeK gene encoding bis(5'-nucleosyl)-tetraphosphatase (symmetrical) YqeK: MHKSLSNAFEGFSFSGDITTDVLGLLHHHGRQDVAKHVLAVAKTAQRLAPIYDVDSEAAYSAGLLHDISLIFSTSQMLQTALDLGLEPVTAEKRVPYLLHGKLSAAMAEIVFGVKNDSLVHAVSCHTTLCARATTLDKVVFLADKMSWDQEYSPFKPELETALEKSLDEAVGVFLTWTWKQKEKLNSIHPWLIDAWKDYKVGDYA, translated from the coding sequence GTGCATAAGTCTTTATCAAATGCTTTTGAGGGATTTTCATTTTCAGGAGATATTACTACTGATGTATTGGGCCTTCTTCATCATCATGGACGACAAGACGTCGCTAAACATGTTTTGGCAGTGGCTAAGACAGCTCAACGTCTAGCCCCAATATATGATGTGGATTCGGAAGCAGCATATAGCGCAGGATTACTTCATGATATTAGTTTGATTTTTTCAACGTCACAAATGCTGCAAACTGCTCTTGATTTAGGTTTAGAACCAGTTACTGCAGAGAAAAGGGTGCCATATTTGCTTCATGGCAAATTGTCTGCAGCAATGGCGGAAATTGTTTTCGGAGTGAAGAATGATAGTCTCGTTCATGCGGTTAGCTGTCATACAACCCTTTGTGCTAGGGCAACGACACTTGATAAAGTAGTGTTCCTTGCAGATAAAATGTCTTGGGATCAAGAGTATTCCCCTTTTAAGCCTGAACTTGAGACTGCATTGGAAAAGTCTCTTGACGAGGCGGTTGGTGTTTTCTTAACTTGGACATGGAAGCAGAAGGAGAAACTTAATTCTATACATCCATGGCTTATTGATGCTTGGAAGGATTACAAAGTAGGAGATTATGCATGA
- a CDS encoding DUF6366 family protein — MDIKDEQDKHEKRKREEYEKKPMINFADSVNRAQFGDLRGLTQGGCLNQIFTTVIIIVVLFFLFQFINK, encoded by the coding sequence TTGGATATAAAAGATGAACAGGATAAACATGAGAAACGCAAAAGAGAAGAATATGAAAAAAAGCCAATGATAAATTTTGCAGACTCAGTAAACCGTGCACAGTTTGGTGACTTAAGGGGACTAACACAAGGTGGGTGCCTTAATCAGATTTTTACTACAGTCATAATTATTGTGGTTTTATTTTTTCTTTTTCAATTTATAAACAAGTAA
- a CDS encoding GNAT family N-acetyltransferase, with protein sequence MRIISIRQEPDYKEVAARYIHSKWGNETNYPLYQDSIFGCVSIGESVPYWYLLEDDEHIIGCIGLIDHDFISRPDLSPWLCSLYIEEPYRGKGLGALLIEQVKKDAEQEGFKKIYLCTELNGFYEKYDFHYIGEGFYPNGDSSKVYEANLDE encoded by the coding sequence ATGAGGATTATTTCAATACGGCAAGAACCTGATTATAAAGAAGTTGCGGCAAGATATATTCATAGTAAATGGGGAAATGAAACCAACTACCCGTTGTATCAAGATAGTATTTTTGGTTGTGTAAGTATCGGGGAGTCTGTACCATATTGGTATCTGCTGGAAGATGACGAGCACATCATAGGGTGTATAGGTCTGATAGACCATGATTTTATTAGTAGACCTGACTTATCACCATGGCTGTGTTCTCTTTATATTGAAGAGCCCTACCGCGGAAAAGGATTAGGAGCTCTGCTGATTGAGCAGGTTAAGAAAGATGCTGAACAAGAGGGCTTTAAGAAAATTTATCTTTGCACTGAATTAAATGGGTTTTACGAGAAATATGATTTCCATTATATTGGCGAAGGCTTTTATCCTAATGGAGATTCTTCTAAAGTATATGAAGCCAACCTTGATGAATGA
- a CDS encoding B12-binding domain-containing radical SAM protein has product MITFVDRKIGDIMPTLLMITPENSEINKFKAHQLNNFTQLTMPYLAGFVPEEYSIRLLDEYTEPILFEKVDLVAITVNTPNAPHVYSVSKRFRELGAWVALGGPHVTLNPEEAACHGDTIFVGEAEETWPEFLKDFLSGNMQKVYTSLQVPSLDGLPIPRRDLIVGHRFTSGAVFASRGCPHHCSYCSLKKIYHNKLRTRPVDEVIKDIGSMPNKYFVFWDDNFFADPVYTKALLKELARLNKRWAAQVTAYSCEDEELLSLAKSAGCLYLFLGLESFSEQGLRDANKNFNKIEEYGKVVNKLHRHGISIQAGIVFGFDSDTLDVFETTLKACNKIGVDGVTASILTPFPGTSIYEQYKKEGRLLDVDWDHYNGKTRVAYVPKRMNCKELLNGYNEFRGKFHSWRSIVKRISKSRVNIFYSLAMNYGYKRAYRNFTRLGIGERSDESLGQRMEQHLRNWPR; this is encoded by the coding sequence ATGATTACCTTTGTAGACAGGAAGATTGGAGATATTATGCCGACATTGCTAATGATTACTCCTGAAAACTCAGAAATTAATAAATTCAAAGCCCATCAATTGAATAACTTTACCCAATTAACCATGCCATATCTTGCCGGGTTCGTTCCAGAAGAATATAGCATAAGGTTATTGGATGAATATACAGAACCAATCCTCTTCGAAAAGGTTGACTTGGTTGCGATTACTGTAAATACGCCAAATGCTCCTCACGTTTATAGTGTTTCTAAAAGGTTTCGCGAGCTGGGGGCTTGGGTAGCTTTAGGTGGACCGCATGTGACTTTAAATCCGGAGGAAGCAGCTTGCCATGGCGATACTATTTTCGTAGGGGAGGCTGAAGAAACCTGGCCTGAATTCTTAAAAGACTTTCTTTCCGGGAACATGCAAAAAGTTTACACAAGTCTACAGGTTCCCAGCCTTGATGGTCTGCCGATACCTCGTAGGGATTTGATTGTTGGCCATAGATTTACAAGCGGTGCTGTTTTTGCTTCACGGGGGTGCCCACATCATTGTAGTTATTGTAGTCTTAAGAAAATCTATCATAATAAGCTTAGAACCCGCCCGGTTGATGAGGTAATAAAGGATATAGGCAGTATGCCCAATAAGTATTTCGTCTTTTGGGATGACAATTTCTTTGCCGATCCGGTCTACACGAAAGCCTTATTGAAAGAGTTGGCAAGGTTAAACAAGAGATGGGCTGCACAGGTAACGGCGTATAGTTGCGAGGATGAAGAACTGCTTAGCCTGGCAAAATCCGCAGGGTGTTTGTACTTGTTTCTGGGTCTGGAATCATTTTCTGAACAGGGGCTTAGAGATGCGAATAAGAACTTTAATAAAATAGAAGAGTATGGGAAGGTTGTAAATAAACTTCATCGACATGGAATCAGTATCCAGGCTGGTATTGTTTTTGGATTTGACTCTGACACATTAGACGTGTTTGAAACAACCCTAAAAGCGTGCAATAAGATCGGGGTTGATGGGGTAACGGCAAGCATTTTAACTCCTTTCCCAGGAACCAGTATCTATGAGCAGTACAAAAAAGAAGGCCGATTACTTGACGTTGATTGGGATCATTACAACGGTAAAACAAGGGTTGCGTATGTACCCAAACGAATGAACTGTAAGGAATTGTTAAATGGCTATAACGAATTTAGAGGAAAGTTCCACTCGTGGAGGAGCATAGTAAAGCGAATAAGCAAATCACGGGTTAATATCTTTTATAGTCTAGCCATGAACTACGGTTATAAACGGGCATATCGTAATTTTACCAGATTAGGTATTGGAGAGAGAAGTGATGAAAGCCTGGGCCAGCGCATGGAACAGCATTTACGAAACTGGCCAAGATGA
- a CDS encoding GNAT family N-acetyltransferase — protein sequence MYRLNKEYWGKGYATEVASEVVSLGFEKLGLHRIEAMCDLRNASSIKVLEKIGMIKKVAIGNIDG from the coding sequence GTGTACAGGCTTAATAAAGAATATTGGGGAAAAGGATATGCTACTGAAGTAGCAAGTGAGGTTGTGAGCCTGGGATTTGAAAAGTTAGGCTTACATAGAATTGAAGCAATGTGTGATTTAAGAAATGCCTCATCTATAAAAGTCTTGGAAAAGATAGGTATGATAAAGAAGGTTGCTATAGGGAACATAGATGGATAA
- a CDS encoding GNAT family N-acetyltransferase — translation MTIFLPIQSARLTLRGFKEEDLNEMHYYLSDSEVLHFMMQDATTEEGSNAYINRFLQFQKDNPRIFVRFAIIEKLSNCLIESVV, via the coding sequence TTGACTATATTTCTTCCAATACAATCCGCACGTCTAACTTTAAGGGGGTTTAAAGAAGAAGATTTAAATGAAATGCATTATTACCTTTCTGATTCAGAAGTTCTTCATTTCATGATGCAAGATGCCACTACAGAAGAAGGCTCAAATGCATATATAAATAGGTTCCTTCAATTTCAGAAAGATAATCCTCGCATCTTTGTGCGATTTGCTATAATTGAAAAACTTAGCAATTGTTTAATCGAGAGTGTGGTTTGA
- a CDS encoding IS4-like element ISDha4 family transposase, producing MQDKDTTQSTFTQVFQPFFSKDLWRKIDQEVPNLDQRNYKLKTNQLTLLISHAQLQEYKALRKISSNVQSNDFSEAIGLESISHSQISRRLRTLPIKVSEMLFKGVLNKVAQKKGDGKIQQRLGKLYMIDASVISLCLSRFPWAVFRKTKAGVKMHLRLSFDEMAIPDEVIITPAKTADRKKLDELIVVDKDALTIFDRGYIDYLLFDEYCEKEIRFVTRLKNNAVIEFTGVERPVEEEGSIEEDVDIILGTGTRKMKHTLREVTIDDNVNEPFTILTNDFDLSAEELGEVYRYRWQIELFFKWLKQHAQIKHFYGTSEAAVINQIRLDLMTYCTLILLKLEVEHQRDLLTLQRMLIACLYESYDEFLGKLRRRRRKGSKRIKHDTIYQMTDHYIMAEEDTEWLNDLIYDPVIL from the coding sequence ATGCAGGACAAGGATACTACACAATCCACATTTACGCAAGTGTTTCAGCCGTTTTTTTCTAAGGATCTTTGGAGAAAAATTGATCAAGAAGTTCCCAACCTCGATCAAAGGAATTATAAACTTAAAACAAATCAGCTCACTCTCCTTATCAGCCACGCTCAACTTCAAGAATACAAGGCTTTACGAAAGATCAGTTCAAACGTTCAAAGCAACGATTTCAGTGAGGCAATAGGCTTAGAAAGCATTAGTCATAGCCAGATTTCCCGTCGGTTAAGAACCTTACCCATCAAAGTTTCAGAAATGCTGTTTAAAGGTGTTTTAAACAAAGTTGCTCAAAAGAAAGGGGATGGCAAGATTCAACAGCGTCTTGGAAAGTTATACATGATTGATGCATCTGTTATCAGTCTATGCCTTTCCCGTTTTCCTTGGGCCGTATTTCGGAAGACTAAGGCCGGTGTTAAAATGCACTTGCGCTTAAGCTTTGACGAAATGGCTATTCCAGACGAAGTCATTATTACTCCGGCAAAGACAGCTGATCGAAAGAAGTTGGATGAGCTCATTGTTGTGGACAAGGATGCTTTAACTATTTTCGATCGGGGTTACATTGACTACTTGCTGTTTGATGAGTACTGCGAAAAAGAGATACGCTTTGTTACTCGCCTCAAAAACAATGCGGTCATCGAGTTTACAGGTGTTGAACGCCCTGTCGAAGAAGAAGGGAGTATTGAAGAAGACGTTGATATCATTTTAGGGACGGGTACTCGCAAAATGAAGCATACCCTTCGCGAAGTGACCATCGATGATAACGTCAATGAACCCTTTACCATCTTGACCAATGACTTTGACCTAAGTGCCGAGGAACTAGGAGAGGTCTACCGGTATCGCTGGCAAATTGAATTGTTTTTTAAATGGCTTAAGCAACATGCTCAGATTAAGCACTTTTACGGCACAAGCGAAGCCGCTGTGATTAATCAAATTCGCTTAGATCTGATGACCTATTGCACTTTAATATTGCTCAAACTTGAAGTGGAGCACCAGAGAGACTTACTAACCTTGCAAAGAATGCTAATCGCCTGTCTCTATGAGAGCTATGATGAATTTTTAGGAAAACTCCGACGGCGAAGAAGAAAAGGTTCAAAAAGGATTAAGCATGATACGATCTACCAAATGACAGACCATTACATCATGGCCGAGGAAGACACAGAATGGTTAAATGACTTAATCTATGATCCCGTAATTTTGTAA
- a CDS encoding PBECR2 nuclease fold domain-containing protein produces MGNLNKKIIELLNLNIQENTKIIIGQDKIKYTEKHKHKFASYDEYKQHIEMAPEIVASPDYVALHPNGESIEFIKMVDEIILVAVRVRQHGNLWVKSIFPITQSKLEIYIKSGTAKKVQ; encoded by the coding sequence ATAGGTAACCTCAATAAAAAAATAATTGAATTATTAAATTTAAATATACAAGAAAATACCAAGATAATAATAGGTCAAGATAAAATAAAGTATACTGAAAAACACAAACACAAGTTTGCTTCTTATGATGAATATAAACAGCATATTGAAATGGCTCCTGAAATAGTAGCCTCTCCAGATTATGTAGCTTTGCATCCGAATGGAGAAAGTATTGAATTTATTAAAATGGTAGATGAAATTATTTTGGTTGCCGTAAGAGTGCGTCAACATGGCAACCTTTGGGTTAAATCGATCTTCCCAATTACTCAATCTAAATTAGAAATTTATATTAAATCTGGAACAGCAAAAAAGGTACAATAG
- a CDS encoding 3-hydroxyacyl-CoA dehydrogenase family protein, with protein sequence MNVEGIGRICNLGTGTVGPGITLTFALAGYEVNMYGRSNDSIKRGMNAITDMLKKFREHGLVKDSDIPEIIGRIKGVTTLEEAADGVDFVIESIVENLSAKQEIFAKMERLCLVNTIFASSTSGLTTSAIAESLEYKERFIVAHFWNPPHLIPLVEIVPGQYTSQNTTNITSKLLLKIGKKPVILKKEALGFIGNRLQFAMLREALSLIDSGVATKEAIDTTIKYALGRRLSTTGPLESADLSGLDIIYDISSYLFKDLCNDTSVSHTLTAPIDEGRLGTKTGSGFYEWTPNSLSKISKVREDNLIEWLKKDRNGYLE encoded by the coding sequence ATGAATGTAGAAGGTATTGGAAGAATCTGTAACTTGGGAACGGGTACAGTTGGTCCTGGTATAACCCTAACATTCGCTCTAGCTGGATATGAAGTTAATATGTATGGCCGCTCGAATGATAGTATAAAGCGTGGTATGAATGCAATTACGGATATGCTTAAAAAATTTCGGGAACATGGTTTAGTTAAAGACTCAGATATTCCGGAAATCATTGGACGAATAAAAGGCGTTACAACATTAGAAGAAGCAGCTGATGGTGTTGACTTCGTTATCGAATCAATTGTCGAAAACCTTTCAGCTAAGCAGGAAATATTTGCTAAAATGGAGAGGTTATGTTTAGTTAATACTATCTTTGCTTCAAGTACCTCGGGTCTAACCACATCGGCAATTGCCGAAAGCCTGGAATATAAAGAACGTTTTATCGTTGCCCATTTTTGGAATCCACCGCATCTCATACCATTAGTAGAAATTGTTCCTGGACAATACACTTCCCAGAACACCACTAATATTACGTCAAAATTATTACTTAAGATTGGCAAAAAACCAGTAATCTTAAAGAAGGAAGCTTTAGGTTTTATCGGTAATCGTCTACAGTTTGCTATGCTTCGAGAGGCACTTTCTCTAATAGATTCAGGGGTTGCCACGAAAGAAGCAATCGATACAACGATTAAGTATGCTCTAGGTCGTCGCTTATCTACAACTGGTCCACTTGAGAGCGCCGATTTAAGTGGCTTAGATATTATTTATGACATTTCATCTTATCTATTCAAAGATCTTTGCAACGATACAAGTGTTTCACATACATTGACAGCACCCATTGATGAAGGTAGGCTTGGTACAAAAACAGGCTCAGGATTTTACGAATGGACGCCAAATTCATTGTCTAAAATTAGCAAGGTTCGGGAAGATAACCTAATTGAATGGTTAAAGAAAGATAGGAACGGCTATCTAGAATAG